In a single window of the Rhodoferax saidenbachensis genome:
- a CDS encoding MATE family efflux transporter, with the protein MNTTTPTPVQAPPLWKGYLAFLVPMIISNILQGLSGTVNNIYLGQMLGVGAMAAVSAFFPVLFFLIAFMIGLGAGASVLIGQAWGAKEFERVRAITGTTLMVGLYAGLVVAVFGGAFTEGLLRALGTPADILPDAVAYARISMMAAPGIFFFLLITSMMRGVGDTKTPLKTLIIATVVGLAVTPALIQGWFGLPRLGVASGAWASVVSFLAAIAWTAWHMLRVNHPMAPNAAFKQHLRVDRAILAKVLRIGLPTGLSMITISLAEIAVLFLVNRYGSQATAAYGAVNQIVNYVQFPAISIAITASILGAQAIGGGRTHMLGAIVRTGIYMNLVLTGSLVLLGYAFSRAMLGLFITDPAVVELAQTLLHIMLWSSVIMGMSMVLSGLMRASGVVLWPTAISMFAIGCVEVPVAWLLSAHYGLNGIWVAYPVAFLVMLGMQTAYYRLVWRKLTIRRL; encoded by the coding sequence ATGAACACAACAACCCCAACACCCGTGCAGGCACCGCCTTTGTGGAAAGGCTACCTGGCCTTTCTGGTGCCCATGATCATCAGCAACATCCTGCAGGGACTCTCCGGCACGGTGAACAACATCTATCTGGGGCAGATGTTGGGTGTGGGCGCCATGGCGGCCGTGTCGGCCTTCTTTCCTGTGCTGTTTTTCCTGATCGCTTTCATGATCGGTCTGGGGGCCGGGGCCTCGGTGCTGATTGGCCAGGCCTGGGGCGCCAAAGAGTTTGAACGCGTGCGCGCCATCACCGGCACCACGCTGATGGTGGGCCTGTACGCCGGACTGGTGGTGGCCGTATTTGGCGGTGCGTTCACCGAAGGCCTGTTGCGTGCGTTGGGCACACCGGCCGACATCCTGCCCGACGCCGTGGCGTATGCGCGCATCAGCATGATGGCGGCGCCCGGCATCTTTTTCTTCCTGCTCATCACTTCCATGATGCGCGGCGTGGGTGATACCAAGACGCCGCTCAAGACGCTGATCATCGCCACCGTGGTCGGGCTGGCGGTGACGCCCGCACTGATCCAGGGCTGGTTCGGCCTGCCACGCCTCGGTGTGGCCAGTGGTGCCTGGGCGTCTGTCGTGTCCTTTCTGGCCGCCATTGCCTGGACGGCCTGGCACATGCTGCGGGTGAACCATCCCATGGCACCCAATGCGGCGTTCAAGCAGCATCTTCGGGTGGACCGCGCCATCCTGGCCAAGGTGTTGCGTATTGGTCTGCCAACGGGTTTGTCCATGATCACCATTTCCCTGGCCGAAATCGCGGTGCTGTTCCTGGTGAATCGGTATGGCTCGCAGGCTACGGCGGCCTATGGTGCGGTGAACCAGATCGTGAACTACGTGCAGTTCCCGGCCATCTCGATTGCCATCACCGCGTCCATCCTTGGTGCGCAGGCCATCGGGGGCGGGCGCACCCATATGCTGGGCGCCATTGTGCGCACCGGCATTTACATGAACCTTGTGCTGACCGGCTCGCTGGTGCTGCTGGGCTACGCGTTCTCACGCGCCATGCTGGGCCTGTTCATCACCGACCCGGCCGTGGTGGAACTGGCGCAAACCCTTCTGCACATCATGCTGTGGAGCAGCGTGATCATGGGCATGTCCATGGTGCTGTCGGGTCTGATGCGTGCCAGTGGTGTGGTGCTGTGGCCCACCGCGATCAGCATGTTTGCGATTGGCTGTGTGGAAGTGCCCGTGGCCTGGCTGCTCAGCGCGCACTATGGGCTGAATGGCATCTGGGTGGCTTACCCGGTCGCCTTCCTCGTGATGCTGGGCATGCAGACGGCGTACTACCGGCTGGTGTGGCGCAAGCTGACCATCCGCAGGCTTTGA
- the fghA gene encoding S-formylglutathione hydrolase, with product MSSSSLELISEHACFGGVQRFYQHASNAIGLPMRFSVFLPPQALQGGSNKVPGLVYLAGLTCNEETFMTKGGAQRLAAELGLALIAPDTSPRGANLPGDSESWDFGVGAGFYLDATQAPWAKHYRMESYITSELLDVVAQALPVDTQRLGLFGHSMGGHGALSLALKHPQLFKSVSAFAPICAPSQCPWGHKAFAGYLGADTATWAAHDSSALMAARTTALFPQGILIDQGLADKFLPTQLFPEAFEAACQKAGQPLTLRRHAGYDHGYYFIATFMADHLAHHAKALA from the coding sequence ATGTCATCTTCTTCCCTTGAACTGATCAGCGAACACGCCTGCTTCGGCGGCGTGCAGCGCTTCTACCAGCACGCATCCAACGCCATCGGCCTGCCCATGCGTTTCTCGGTGTTCCTGCCGCCGCAGGCACTGCAGGGCGGGTCCAACAAGGTGCCCGGACTGGTCTATCTGGCGGGCCTGACCTGCAACGAAGAAACCTTCATGACCAAGGGCGGCGCGCAACGCTTGGCGGCTGAACTGGGGCTGGCGCTGATCGCGCCCGATACCAGCCCGCGCGGCGCCAACCTGCCTGGCGACAGCGAGAGCTGGGATTTCGGCGTGGGCGCCGGGTTTTACCTCGACGCGACGCAAGCGCCGTGGGCCAAGCACTACCGCATGGAGAGTTACATCACCTCCGAGCTCCTGGACGTGGTGGCGCAGGCGCTGCCTGTCGACACACAGCGGCTGGGCCTCTTCGGCCACTCCATGGGCGGCCACGGCGCGTTGTCGTTGGCGCTCAAACACCCGCAGTTGTTCAAGTCAGTTTCTGCCTTCGCCCCCATCTGCGCGCCCAGCCAGTGCCCCTGGGGCCACAAGGCTTTCGCCGGTTACCTGGGCGCCGACACTGCTACCTGGGCTGCCCACGACAGCAGCGCGCTGATGGCCGCACGCACCACGGCGCTGTTCCCCCAAGGCATCCTGATCGACCAAGGCCTGGCCGACAAATTCCTGCCCACCCAGTTGTTCCCCGAAGCCTTTGAAGCCGCGTGCCAAAAGGCTGGCCAACCCCTGACCCTGCGCCGCCATGCGGGTTACGACCACGGTTATTACTTCATCGCGACTTTTATGGCGGACCATTTGGCGCACCATGCCAAGGCCCTGGCGTAA
- a CDS encoding Spy/CpxP family protein refolding chaperone — protein MKHFFKRNFKRTMFGLAGAAILVGGLSACGHRDREFGANLSAEQYTQKRDKMVDKAASKLDLTEDQKKRLATLGDKLYEQRTALIGQTKDPRAEMKALVAGDKFDAARAQALITDKTTALQTKSPEVIAALADFYNSLNPAQQQKVRDYTDGRGHWFRRG, from the coding sequence ATGAAACACTTTTTCAAACGCAATTTCAAACGCACCATGTTTGGCCTGGCCGGCGCAGCCATTCTGGTAGGTGGCCTTAGTGCCTGCGGCCACCGTGACCGTGAATTTGGCGCCAACCTGAGCGCTGAGCAGTACACGCAAAAGCGCGACAAGATGGTCGACAAGGCTGCCAGCAAGCTGGACCTCACCGAAGACCAGAAGAAGCGCTTGGCCACGCTGGGTGACAAGCTATACGAACAACGCACTGCGCTGATCGGCCAGACCAAAGACCCGCGCGCCGAGATGAAGGCGCTGGTGGCGGGTGACAAGTTTGACGCCGCACGCGCCCAGGCGCTGATCACTGACAAAACCACTGCCTTGCAAACCAAGAGCCCTGAAGTGATTGCCGCCCTGGCCGACTTCTACAACAGCCTGAACCCGGCCCAGCAGCAAAAGGTGCGTGACTACACGGATGGTCGCGGTCACTGGTTCCGCCGCGGCTGA
- a CDS encoding response regulator transcription factor: MHRILLIDDDAELGPPLAAYFARFDMALECALTPSNGLARLAQGGVDAAILDVMLPEMDGFALCRVIRKTSDIPILMLTARGEVMDRVVGLELGADDYVPKPFEPRELVARVQTVLRRRVVTPVAGTGGRLVFDGLVLDAATRTVQRQGEALELTSTEFDLLHLLAREPGKVFSRDDILNQLRGHEAELYTRAVDIVVSRLRKKLEPLDCIKTLRNAGYTLAVAPVTP; the protein is encoded by the coding sequence ATGCACCGCATCCTGCTGATCGACGATGACGCTGAACTGGGCCCACCTTTGGCGGCCTACTTTGCGCGCTTTGACATGGCGCTCGAATGCGCGCTCACGCCCAGCAATGGGCTGGCGCGCCTGGCGCAGGGTGGTGTGGACGCAGCGATCCTCGATGTGATGCTGCCCGAGATGGATGGCTTTGCGCTGTGCCGCGTTATCCGCAAGACCAGTGACATTCCCATCCTCATGCTCACCGCGCGTGGCGAGGTGATGGACCGCGTGGTGGGCTTGGAGCTGGGCGCCGATGACTATGTGCCCAAGCCTTTTGAGCCGCGCGAACTCGTGGCCCGCGTGCAGACCGTGCTGCGCCGCCGTGTGGTGACACCGGTGGCGGGCACAGGGGGGCGTTTGGTATTTGACGGCCTGGTGCTCGACGCCGCCACGCGCACCGTGCAGCGACAGGGCGAAGCGCTGGAGCTGACCAGCACCGAATTCGATTTGTTGCACCTGCTGGCGCGCGAGCCCGGCAAGGTGTTTAGCCGCGACGACATCCTCAACCAGTTGCGCGGCCATGAGGCCGAGCTGTACACCCGGGCTGTGGACATTGTGGTCAGCCGCTTGCGCAAAAAGCTGGAGCCGCTGGACTGCATCAAAACCCTGCGCAACGCGGGCTACACGCTGGCAGTGGCGCCGGTTACACCATGA
- a CDS encoding HAMP domain-containing sensor histidine kinase, which translates to MSMARFKRRQRWHKRARHALAHSLRVRLVALFLLLALTMAGTFLFGMQYALGIGWRDAAKPLLLDYTDKLTAEIGSPPSVERAQALVQRLPLSIRISGPQVNWRSHPQEQVDERGWTDDRYRPADEPRFYERTTADGHRIRFGISVQAWHDRPRIVGWATLTALLLLTWIAYTRVRRMLRPLDDIRAGAQRFGTGDFAQPIPVRHAHRPDELGELAATINTMGGDIHQMLEAKRTLLLAISHELRSPLTRARLNTELLPENEEIQANRAALLRDLALMRDLVTDLLESERLTSPHAALHREPLDMATLVREVVASLPGAPVVTQTLAADLPTLPLDPTRVRLLLRNLLDNALRHSTSAAQPPGVTVLATPEVGLQIRVRDFGPGVDAAQLPNLGQPFYRPDAARTREGGGVGLGLYLCRLVAQAHGGTFAVRNAQPGLEITVMLPPVAI; encoded by the coding sequence ATGAGCATGGCGCGTTTCAAGCGGCGGCAGCGCTGGCATAAGCGGGCCCGTCATGCACTGGCCCACTCACTGCGCGTGCGGCTGGTTGCGCTGTTCCTGTTGCTGGCACTCACCATGGCCGGCACTTTTTTGTTTGGTATGCAGTACGCGCTGGGCATAGGCTGGCGCGACGCGGCCAAGCCGCTGTTGCTGGACTACACCGACAAGTTGACAGCCGAGATCGGCAGCCCGCCCAGCGTGGAACGCGCGCAGGCCCTGGTGCAGCGTCTGCCCTTGTCCATCCGTATCAGTGGTCCGCAGGTCAACTGGCGCAGCCACCCGCAGGAGCAGGTGGATGAACGCGGTTGGACGGACGACCGCTATCGGCCTGCCGACGAACCGCGCTTTTACGAGCGCACCACGGCAGACGGGCACCGCATCCGTTTCGGCATCAGCGTGCAGGCCTGGCACGATCGGCCGCGTATCGTCGGTTGGGCCACACTGACTGCGCTGCTGCTGCTCACCTGGATCGCCTACACCCGCGTACGCCGCATGCTGCGCCCGCTGGACGACATCCGCGCCGGGGCCCAGCGTTTTGGCACCGGCGATTTTGCGCAGCCCATCCCGGTGCGGCACGCCCATCGCCCGGATGAGTTGGGCGAACTGGCCGCCACCATCAACACCATGGGCGGCGATATCCACCAGATGCTGGAGGCCAAACGCACACTCTTGCTGGCCATCAGCCACGAGCTGCGCAGCCCGCTGACCCGCGCGCGCCTCAACACCGAGCTGTTGCCCGAGAACGAAGAAATACAAGCCAACCGCGCGGCCTTGCTGCGCGATCTGGCCCTCATGCGCGACTTGGTCACCGACCTGCTGGAGAGTGAACGTCTGACCAGCCCGCACGCAGCGCTGCACCGCGAGCCGCTGGACATGGCCACGCTGGTGCGTGAGGTGGTGGCCAGCCTGCCCGGCGCGCCCGTGGTCACACAAACACTAGCGGCCGACCTGCCCACGTTACCGTTGGACCCAACCCGCGTGCGCCTGCTGCTGCGCAACCTGCTGGACAATGCGCTGCGCCACAGCACGTCCGCCGCGCAGCCGCCCGGTGTTACGGTGTTGGCAACGCCAGAAGTCGGCCTGCAGATACGGGTGCGCGACTTTGGCCCCGGTGTGGATGCAGCGCAGTTGCCGAATCTGGGTCAACCGTTCTACCGCCCCGACGCAGCCCGCACGCGCGAAGGCGGTGGTGTGGGGCTGGGCTTGTACCTGTGCCGCCTGGTGGCGCAGGCGCATGGCGGCACGTTTGCTGTGCGCAATGCACAGCCGGGGCTGGAGATCACCGTCATGCTGCCGCCAGTTGCTATCTAA
- a CDS encoding DUF2239 family protein has protein sequence MAWLDTACTAFEGSRCISSGTLKDVALATKPVVDRWASSISPPPVLIFDDATSEVIELDWRGTLADFVTRLDAQDHAMRSATPEPRAEAEAVEVPRGPGRPKLGVSAREVTLLPRHWEWLASQPGGASVALRKLVEVARLSSEVKDRVRNAAAAGYKFMSTMAGHEAHFEDASRALFAGDQAGFEAQIAGWPADVQVHLKKIFKDAFAA, from the coding sequence ATGGCGTGGTTAGACACCGCTTGCACAGCGTTTGAAGGCAGCCGCTGCATAAGCAGCGGGACATTGAAGGACGTGGCCCTGGCCACCAAACCCGTGGTGGACCGCTGGGCCAGCAGCATCAGCCCGCCGCCGGTGCTGATCTTTGACGACGCGACCAGCGAGGTGATCGAGCTGGACTGGCGCGGCACGCTGGCCGACTTTGTGACGCGGCTGGACGCGCAGGACCATGCCATGCGCAGCGCCACACCCGAGCCCCGAGCGGAGGCAGAAGCGGTCGAAGTACCGCGTGGCCCAGGCCGCCCCAAGTTGGGTGTCTCGGCCCGCGAGGTGACCCTGTTACCCCGCCACTGGGAATGGCTGGCCAGCCAGCCGGGCGGTGCTTCGGTGGCACTGCGCAAGCTGGTGGAAGTGGCGCGGCTGTCGTCCGAAGTCAAAGACCGGGTCCGCAACGCGGCAGCCGCGGGCTACAAATTCATGTCGACCATGGCCGGGCACGAGGCCCATTTTGAAGACGCCAGCCGCGCGCTGTTTGCGGGCGACCAGGCAGGGTTTGAAGCACAGATTGCCGGCTGGCCCGCCGATGTGCAGGTCCACCTGAAAAAGATATTCAAAGACGCCTTTGCGGCGTAA
- the murA gene encoding UDP-N-acetylglucosamine 1-carboxyvinyltransferase, with translation MSTFEIEGGVPLRGTIRASGNKNAILPMIAACILTDQEVVLDNVPDIIDVRHMLDVIVEIGGKVERSGERVSIHVASVRTNEIGQVLCNKVRTSILCVAGLLHRTGKARLHPPGGDVIGRRRLDTHFYGLQKLGAKVTIDGTYDFEVAGALTGAELFFDEPSVTGTEHILMAAAVSRGHTLIRNAACEPHVQDLAHLLNAMGAKITGIGTNQLSVDGVESLRGTTYTVCHDHIEAASYLALAAATGGEITVEGTDKHAYGMCHRVFETLGVKIELHDKHIYLPANQSLRVTREFDGAMPVIGDGPWPQFATDQMSCMITLATQVEGNVLFFEKMFESRLYFVDKLIAMGAAAVVCDPHRVVISGRSKLRGTTLPSPDIRAGMALLGAALCASGKSTLQNANMIQRGYEKLDEKLLALGARITQKA, from the coding sequence ATGTCCACATTCGAAATAGAAGGCGGCGTGCCCCTGCGGGGCACCATCCGCGCCTCTGGCAACAAAAACGCCATCTTGCCCATGATTGCGGCCTGCATCCTGACCGACCAGGAGGTGGTGCTGGATAACGTGCCCGACATCATTGATGTGCGCCACATGCTGGACGTGATCGTCGAGATCGGCGGCAAGGTGGAGCGCAGCGGCGAGCGCGTGAGCATCCATGTGGCCAGCGTGCGCACCAACGAAATCGGCCAGGTGCTGTGCAACAAGGTGCGCACCTCCATCCTCTGCGTGGCGGGCTTGCTGCATCGCACGGGCAAGGCACGCCTGCACCCGCCCGGCGGCGACGTGATTGGCCGCCGCCGGCTGGACACGCATTTTTATGGTCTGCAAAAGTTGGGTGCCAAAGTCACCATCGACGGCACCTACGACTTTGAAGTGGCCGGCGCGCTCACGGGCGCCGAGCTGTTCTTCGATGAGCCCTCGGTCACCGGCACCGAACACATCCTCATGGCCGCCGCCGTGAGCCGTGGCCACACGTTGATCCGCAACGCCGCCTGCGAGCCGCATGTGCAGGACCTGGCGCACCTGCTCAACGCCATGGGCGCCAAGATCACCGGCATCGGCACCAACCAGCTCAGCGTGGACGGCGTGGAGTCGCTGCGCGGCACCACCTACACCGTATGCCACGACCACATTGAGGCCGCGTCTTACCTGGCCCTGGCCGCAGCCACGGGCGGCGAGATCACGGTGGAGGGCACCGACAAACACGCCTACGGCATGTGCCATCGCGTGTTCGAGACGCTGGGCGTGAAGATCGAATTGCACGACAAACACATCTACCTGCCCGCCAACCAAAGCCTGCGCGTGACGCGCGAGTTTGATGGCGCCATGCCGGTGATTGGCGACGGCCCCTGGCCCCAGTTCGCCACCGACCAGATGAGCTGCATGATCACGCTGGCCACGCAGGTGGAGGGCAATGTGCTGTTCTTTGAGAAGATGTTCGAGTCGCGCCTGTACTTTGTAGACAAGCTCATCGCCATGGGCGCGGCTGCCGTGGTGTGTGATCCGCACCGCGTCGTTATCAGCGGGCGCAGCAAGCTGCGTGGCACCACGCTGCCTTCGCCCGATATCCGCGCCGGTATGGCGCTGCTGGGTGCGGCCCTGTGCGCCAGCGGCAAATCCACCCTGCAAAATGCCAACATGATCCAGCGTGGCTACGAAAAGCTGGACGAGAAGCTGCTGGCGCTGGGTGCGCGCATCACCCAGAAGGCTTGA
- a CDS encoding zeta toxin family protein: MAPAATPRKRRGKTKPVFYLLAGPNGAGKSTLYRALVLAGTIAPDIAFVNADVYETTHLRHITEVGARSEQARQWADTRRTELLAAGQSFVSETVFSHASKLQLIESAQAQGFFVMLLVVALDQPERLLARVAQRVAEGGHPVPADRILERYPRTLAHLTDAVRLADAAVLYDSHDATPPDTLTAVALCKGDWTKELVQPLPAWAQQVLWSQTGH, encoded by the coding sequence ATGGCGCCCGCCGCCACGCCACGCAAGCGCCGTGGCAAAACCAAGCCCGTTTTCTACCTGCTGGCTGGCCCCAACGGCGCCGGCAAATCCACCCTGTACCGCGCGTTGGTGCTGGCGGGCACCATTGCGCCTGACATTGCATTTGTCAACGCAGACGTGTACGAAACCACCCACCTGCGGCACATCACCGAGGTCGGCGCGCGCTCGGAGCAGGCGCGCCAGTGGGCGGACACACGCCGCACCGAACTCCTGGCCGCAGGCCAGTCTTTCGTCAGCGAAACCGTGTTTTCACATGCATCCAAACTTCAGTTGATTGAGAGCGCCCAGGCGCAGGGCTTCTTCGTCATGCTGCTGGTTGTGGCTTTGGACCAGCCCGAGCGCTTGCTGGCGCGCGTGGCGCAGCGCGTCGCCGAAGGCGGCCACCCCGTGCCGGCCGACCGCATTCTGGAACGCTACCCGCGCACACTGGCCCACTTGACTGACGCCGTGCGCCTGGCCGATGCCGCGGTGCTCTACGACTCGCACGACGCAACGCCGCCCGACACGCTGACGGCAGTAGCGCTGTGCAAGGGCGACTGGACGAAGGAACTGGTACAACCGCTGCCCGCCTGGGCGCAGCAGGTACTTTGGAGCCAAACAGGGCACTAG
- a CDS encoding TA system antitoxin ParD family protein: protein MASSPTSFASVKLPAELVQQAREAAQPMRRSVAGQVEYWATLGRIVEHSGLTAQEAQTAIAGYEIAARRARPSADKPASQADALLAQFMAVENDASLAQRVREVVASNRSKAGQRVA, encoded by the coding sequence ATGGCATCCTCCCCCACCAGTTTTGCATCCGTCAAACTCCCCGCCGAACTGGTGCAACAGGCCCGCGAGGCCGCGCAGCCCATGCGCCGCTCTGTTGCGGGGCAGGTGGAGTACTGGGCCACGCTGGGCCGCATCGTTGAACACAGCGGCTTGACCGCACAAGAGGCGCAAACCGCTATTGCCGGTTACGAAATCGCCGCGCGCCGCGCACGCCCCAGCGCTGACAAACCCGCTTCGCAAGCCGACGCCCTGCTCGCCCAGTTCATGGCGGTAGAGAACGACGCCAGCCTGGCGCAGCGGGTGCGCGAGGTCGTAGCCAGCAACCGTAGCAAGGCGGGCCAACGCGTCGCCTGA
- a CDS encoding S-(hydroxymethyl)glutathione dehydrogenase/class III alcohol dehydrogenase: MKTKAAVAWKSGAPLTIETVDLQGPKFGEVLVEIKATGICHTDYYTLSGADPEGIFPAILGHEGAGIVVDVGPGVTTLKKGDHVIPLYTPECRTCKFCLSRKTNLCQLIRGTQGKGLMPDATSRFSLDGKPIFHYMGTSTFSNYTVAPEISLAKIREDAPFDKVCYIGCGVTTGIGAVLFTAKVEAGANVVVFGLGGIGLNVIQGAKMVGADKIIGVDINPARQEMARKFGMTHFINPKEVPNVVDAIVQLTDGGADYSFECIGNTQVMRQALECTHKGWGRSIIIGVAEAGAEISTRPFQLVTGRKWEGSAFGGARGRTDVPKIVDWYMEGKINIDDLITHTMPLEDINKGFDLMKSGESIRGVVIF; encoded by the coding sequence ATGAAAACCAAAGCCGCTGTCGCCTGGAAATCCGGTGCCCCCCTGACCATCGAAACCGTGGACCTGCAAGGCCCCAAATTTGGCGAAGTGCTGGTGGAAATCAAAGCCACCGGCATCTGCCACACCGACTACTACACCTTGAGCGGCGCCGACCCCGAAGGCATCTTCCCCGCCATCCTGGGCCACGAAGGCGCGGGCATTGTGGTGGACGTGGGGCCGGGCGTGACCACGCTGAAAAAGGGCGACCATGTCATTCCGCTGTACACCCCCGAATGCCGCACCTGCAAGTTCTGCCTCTCGCGCAAGACCAATTTGTGCCAACTGATCCGCGGCACGCAGGGCAAGGGCCTGATGCCTGACGCCACATCGCGCTTCAGCCTGGACGGCAAGCCGATCTTCCATTACATGGGCACGTCGACATTCAGCAACTACACCGTCGCACCCGAAATCTCGCTGGCGAAGATCCGCGAGGACGCACCCTTCGACAAGGTCTGCTACATCGGCTGCGGCGTGACCACCGGCATCGGCGCGGTGCTGTTCACGGCCAAGGTGGAAGCCGGCGCCAACGTCGTCGTGTTCGGCCTAGGCGGCATTGGCCTGAACGTGATCCAGGGTGCCAAGATGGTGGGCGCCGACAAGATCATCGGCGTGGACATCAACCCGGCGCGCCAGGAGATGGCGCGCAAGTTCGGCATGACGCACTTCATCAACCCCAAGGAAGTGCCGAACGTGGTCGACGCCATCGTGCAACTGACCGATGGCGGCGCGGACTACAGCTTTGAGTGCATCGGCAACACGCAGGTCATGCGCCAGGCGCTGGAGTGCACGCACAAGGGTTGGGGCCGCAGCATCATCATCGGCGTGGCTGAGGCCGGCGCCGAAATCTCGACACGTCCATTCCAGTTGGTCACCGGCCGCAAATGGGAAGGCTCGGCCTTTGGCGGCGCACGCGGCCGCACCGACGTGCCCAAGATCGTCGATTGGTACATGGAAGGCAAGATCAACATCGACGACCTGATCACCCACACCATGCCGCTGGAAGACATCAACAAGGGCTTTGACCTGATGAAGAGCGGCGAATCCATCCGCGGCGTCGTCATTTTTTGA